GACCAGACCTAAAATACATTTAATCAAAGTGGTTTTGCCGGAACCGTTCGGCCCAATCAAAGAGGTGACCTGCTGCGAAGCAAAGGAAACACTGATATCATCCAATGCCTTAACTCTTTTGAATTGTTTTTGAAGATTTCGAATGGCAATCATAAACACAAAGGCTTTATAAGGGGTTTATTATCTATCAGTAATTCCGGTGTGAGGCTCGGAATGGCTTTCTCTGCTTTGTCCAAAAAAGAGATCAATATACTTCTCAATAAAATAAGCGTATATGGATTTTGTTCGACGATCATGGAATACATGCTTACGGGTCTGTAGGGTATATCTCCGTATCCGTCCCGTGTACGATCGTAGCCGTCGTACTTATCCCAATAATTCTGATCAAATGAATTTAAAACCAGGGAACCATTGGTCGCAATATCAAAACTGTTCCCGCTGAAATTGTTGTGTTGAATTTTGTTTTCATTACAACTCGCCTGTACTTTCATGGCCCAGCCATTTTTGTGAAAATGATTCCAATGAATATTTATCCTGTTGGTTCCTTCCATATATATCCCAACAGTGTTTTGATCAAAGAGATTATAAGCTATATAACTATCTGAAATATCTTTCAATAGAATTCCATATGCTGCACTGCCCCAATTGTCGACAAATTCATTGGCTTGCATATCAACTTCTTTGGAATACATCACTGCTACACCGGCACCATTTTCAACAAATCTATTGTAAGTGTAAGTGTCTTTATGCGAAAACATAAAATGCAGACCGTAGCGGATATTTTCATAACTCAAGTTGCAGGTGATCAGTGATTCCGTTACAAATTCAAAATAAATTCCATCCCGGTGTTTGCTGATGATATTGCCATCAATCAAGGCCTTTTTACATTTCCATAAATGGATGCCATTGCCTGTATTTTGTTCTGTTTTCGGATTTCCGTGGATCCTATTATTTCTAATGACAATATCCTCTACATTTGAAATATGGATGGCAAAATAAGCATGGGTGATTTCGTTCTCTTCTAGAGTTATATTTCTTGCGTCGATGCATTTGATCGCAGCATAATCCAACATGGAAGAATAACCGCTATTCAAAAATACAAAGCCACTGACCGTGATATCCCTTCCACTGATGGTCAGAATTTCATATTTGCCTTCACCATCCAAACAAGGATGATCTAGGCCTTTTAAATAAATGGATTTATTGATAATGATATTGCCTTCTCTATAAACTCCGGAATGCACCCAAATGCTATCGCCATCTACGGCCATCGATACCGCTTCTTTGATGCTTGTGATGTGTCCATCATGTTGTCCTACCGATATTACTCTTGCCTGTAGGTGTACATTGCAAAGCAAAAGAAAAAGCAGAAAAGTAAATTGCAAATGTCCGTTCAAAGGCATTACTTACTCAATATTTTTATAGATATATTTCCAATCCACAATATGTCTGTCCTGTCCGTTGCGTGCAAAATTATTGGCAGGAAGTTCCGATTCAAAGGCCGCTGTATTAAAATTCATAGGTGTTCTTACATCTTCACCATAAACAAACTTACAGTTGTTCACATCCAAAAGATTATTTTCCTTTTCATAATCCATGACCAGCACATGAGCAAGTTTTTGCTGATCGAAGGTACCTGATTTCATAAGTCGAATCATGCAACCAATATCATCAAATTTATAAACTTTACCTTTTTCAGTAACTATTTCCGATCCGAATTTTCGGTCCACAATGCCCATTTTACAGGTATAACAGATATCAGTTCCATATTTAAATGGTTCGGGCTTAACTTCGCAGGAAATCATTCCAAGACCCAGCACCAAGGCCATTGTAGTCAGAGGAGCAGAGACTGATTTTTTGCGAAATTGATTCCATTCGTACAACCAAACCAAGGCCATGATAGTAGCTGCAACAAAAATGATCCAGCCTCCAATGTCAGGTTGCGAATATGCATCAAAATTCAATAATCTTTTATGTCCGAGTAATGGCGGCTGATAGGATAAACCAGGTACTTTAATGGCTGCAGTAGGATCGAGATTATGACCGTATTCGTAACCCCATCTGTAAAAATCATACATGCTGAAGACTCCACCAAAAGCGGTGAAAACCAGGTACCAAAAAAGTATATTCAATCTACCGGCATAAGCAACCAATAATCCCAATAAAATATAAAAAGCCACGATGTAGATCAATATTTCAAATTCGGGAAACATTTCTACAGAGATATGTCTCATTCCGATATAATGATTCAAGCCATTGATGATTTCAACATCGCCCGTTAGCGATTTTAACCAGATCTTCATGGTCAATCCTTCCGGATATTGTGGTGCAAAAAGATCGATGCGCCAAACAGGTACGAAATAAGTAAGCAATAAGGATAGAGACATTGCAAAAACGATCCATCGGGATCTGTTACTGATAAAAGTATTGCTCATATTCTGATTTAATTTAGATAAATATAAAAGTGATAACTCCTCAAAGTAAAAAATAATTCAAAGCAGATACCTGTGACAAGAATCTATTAAAATATATTTCAATTTAGAAAAAAACGGGGCGTAACTTAAATTAAGTTTCGCCCCTCATCAAATCAAATGATCTTATTGCTCAATCAAAATAAGTTCATCGAAAATTACTATTCAGGAGGCAACAAAACGGCATCAATCACATAGATGATACCATTTGAAGCTGGTACCGTTGCAACTACATTTGCAGAATTGTTGATCATGATTTTACCATCCTTCAATTGTATACTAATATTTTTGGTATTGGCCATATTGATGGTTTGTCCGTCGCGAAACATATTCTCTCTGTAAACGCCTAATGCAACATGATACTCTAAAATATTTTGCAAAGCAGCTTTCTGTTCATTCTTCATCAGGTTTTCAACTGTTCCTGCGGGCAGTTTTTCAAATGCCGCATTGACTGGTGCAAAAACTGTAAAGGGTCCGGCATTGGCAAGATCATTTACATATTCAGCCTGTTGAAGTGCTTTTACGAGGGTTGTGTGATCAGCAGAACCTATAGCTATTTTCACGATGTCTTTTTGTGAATCATCATCCTGCACTGCAGCCTGTCCCAAATCTGCTGCCTGTGTTTCTACTGCCGCTGTTCCCGCATCCTGCGTTTTCTCACCACCCTGACATGAGATAAGTATTAAACAGCTTATCATCATCATGAATTGAAAAATCGTTTTCATATTTTTTGCTTTTGAAAAGATAAATATTATTTAAATCAAAATTTATTGGGCAGCTTTGGCTTGCTCCCCTGTTGAGAATGTAAGTGGAACGTTGGCACCCGCTGGACTTACTCTAATATAACCCTGCATTTCCTGGTGCAAAGCAGAACAAAAGTCGGTACAATACATTGGATACACACCCACACGCTCTGGTTTCCACAACAAAGTTTGTGTTTCTCCCGGCATGATCAGCAATTCCGCATTGTTAGCTCCTTTTACGGCAAATCCATGTGGTACATCCCAGTCCTGTTCGAGGTTGGTAACGTGGAAGTATACGACATCTCCCAATTTAATTCCTTCTATATTATCCGGTGTAAAGTGAGAACGGATCGAAGTCATATATACATGGATCTCGTTACCTTTTCTAACAACCTTTGCCTCTTTTTCTCCAAGCGCTACGTATGGATTTTTATTTTCCTCCAACTTATAAATTTTGGTAGAATTTTTC
The sequence above is a segment of the Saprospiraceae bacterium genome. Coding sequences within it:
- the nosD gene encoding nitrous oxide reductase family maturation protein NosD, translated to MPLNGHLQFTFLLFLLLCNVHLQARVISVGQHDGHITSIKEAVSMAVDGDSIWVHSGVYREGNIIINKSIYLKGLDHPCLDGEGKYEILTISGRDITVSGFVFLNSGYSSMLDYAAIKCIDARNITLEENEITHAYFAIHISNVEDIVIRNNRIHGNPKTEQNTGNGIHLWKCKKALIDGNIISKHRDGIYFEFVTESLITCNLSYENIRYGLHFMFSHKDTYTYNRFVENGAGVAVMYSKEVDMQANEFVDNWGSAAYGILLKDISDSYIAYNLFDQNTVGIYMEGTNRINIHWNHFHKNGWAMKVQASCNENKIQHNNFSGNSFDIATNGSLVLNSFDQNYWDKYDGYDRTRDGYGDIPYRPVSMYSMIVEQNPYTLILLRSILISFLDKAEKAIPSLTPELLIDNKPLIKPLCL
- a CDS encoding nitrous oxide reductase accessory protein NosL → MSNTFISNRSRWIVFAMSLSLLLTYFVPVWRIDLFAPQYPEGLTMKIWLKSLTGDVEIINGLNHYIGMRHISVEMFPEFEILIYIVAFYILLGLLVAYAGRLNILFWYLVFTAFGGVFSMYDFYRWGYEYGHNLDPTAAIKVPGLSYQPPLLGHKRLLNFDAYSQPDIGGWIIFVAATIMALVWLYEWNQFRKKSVSAPLTTMALVLGLGMISCEVKPEPFKYGTDICYTCKMGIVDRKFGSEIVTEKGKVYKFDDIGCMIRLMKSGTFDQQKLAHVLVMDYEKENNLLDVNNCKFVYGEDVRTPMNFNTAAFESELPANNFARNGQDRHIVDWKYIYKNIE
- a CDS encoding fasciclin domain-containing protein, giving the protein MKTIFQFMMMISCLILISCQGGEKTQDAGTAAVETQAADLGQAAVQDDDSQKDIVKIAIGSADHTTLVKALQQAEYVNDLANAGPFTVFAPVNAAFEKLPAGTVENLMKNEQKAALQNILEYHVALGVYRENMFRDGQTINMANTKNISIQLKDGKIMINNSANVVATVPASNGIIYVIDAVLLPPE